The following are encoded in a window of Flavobacterium psychrotrophum genomic DNA:
- the infB gene encoding translation initiation factor IF-2: MSEERAIRLNKVLRELNISLDRAVDFLKDKGHVIEASPNAKISGTEYNALFNQFSADQSNKAASLEVSEEKRKEKEALRIEREKELEEKRRQEEEKQRQEVIRARASLSGPVSVGKIDLNPKKPEPAAPAPSDATAKAQPQAEKPAPVKAEEPREEAKAPEQPKAAEAPVQPEQPAAAAQAPAPAPVQPQQPQAQQQPQAPKQDRPGPAIQPRAKTENAAPAPQAPAAPAEEETIKTQYTKLTGTTFTGQTIDLSQFNKPKKKKEELIKPNNNARPGAPGANNNNAAKQKRNRITPKPQGQGGPGGNNQGNNRPGGPGNNRPGGPASPGKFGPNKRPAIVSKVEPTDEEVKNQIRETLEKLQGKGSKSKAAKYRRDKRDSHRQRTDDEQRALEEGSKTIKVTEFVTVGEIATMMDVPITKVIMTCMSLGIMVTMNQRLDAETLSIVADEFGFEVEFITTDIEEAKEVVEDREEDLVFRAPIVTVMGHVDHGKTSLLDYIRKENVIAGESGGITQHIGAYGVTLDNGQKIAFLDTPGHEAFTAMRARGAQVTDIAIIVIAADDDIMPQTKEAINHAQAAGVPMIFAINKIDKPAANPEKIKEKLAGMNLLVEDWGGKYQSHDISAKQGIGVKELLEKVLLEAEILDLKANPDKAAVGTVVEAFLDKGRGYVSTVLVQGGTLRVGDYVLAGKHHGKIKAMQDERGHNVKEAGPSQPISILGLDGAPTAGDKFNVYEDEREAKQIAAKRTQLIREQSARTKKHTTLAELGRRIALGQFKELNIIIKGDVDGSVEALADSFSKLSTEEIEIKIIHKAVGAITESDVLLASASDAIIIGFNVRPSASARQLADREEIDIRNYSIIYDAIDDLKDAMEGMLSPEMKEEVTGTAEIREVFKISKVGSIAGCMITDGKVFRNSRIRLIREGVVIYTGELATLKRFKDDVKEVSKGYDCGMQIKNYNDIQEYDVVEAYHEVEVKKKLK, translated from the coding sequence ATGTCTGAAGAAAGAGCAATAAGATTAAACAAAGTTTTAAGGGAATTAAATATTTCGCTGGACAGGGCTGTCGATTTTTTAAAAGACAAAGGCCATGTTATAGAGGCCAGTCCTAATGCCAAAATATCTGGCACGGAATATAATGCCCTTTTTAACCAATTTTCTGCCGACCAGAGCAACAAAGCAGCTTCACTTGAGGTTAGTGAAGAAAAACGCAAGGAGAAAGAAGCGCTGCGTATAGAGAGGGAAAAAGAGCTGGAGGAAAAAAGGAGGCAGGAAGAGGAAAAACAAAGGCAGGAAGTGATACGTGCACGCGCATCATTATCCGGACCCGTATCCGTAGGCAAAATAGACCTGAACCCTAAAAAACCTGAACCTGCTGCTCCCGCCCCTTCAGACGCTACAGCTAAAGCACAGCCTCAGGCAGAAAAGCCGGCTCCGGTAAAAGCAGAAGAACCACGCGAAGAGGCTAAAGCGCCAGAGCAGCCAAAAGCTGCCGAAGCCCCGGTACAACCGGAACAGCCTGCCGCAGCGGCGCAAGCCCCGGCTCCTGCACCAGTGCAGCCTCAGCAGCCACAGGCACAACAACAGCCACAGGCTCCTAAACAAGACAGGCCGGGACCTGCAATACAGCCACGTGCCAAGACAGAAAATGCTGCTCCTGCGCCACAGGCTCCTGCAGCTCCTGCTGAAGAGGAGACTATAAAAACACAATATACAAAGCTTACAGGTACAACTTTTACCGGCCAGACTATTGACCTTTCTCAGTTCAATAAGCCTAAAAAGAAAAAAGAAGAACTTATTAAGCCTAATAATAATGCAAGGCCGGGTGCTCCGGGCGCTAATAACAATAACGCCGCGAAGCAAAAACGTAACCGCATTACGCCTAAGCCGCAAGGACAAGGTGGACCGGGTGGAAACAACCAAGGTAACAACAGGCCAGGCGGACCGGGTAATAACCGTCCGGGAGGTCCTGCAAGCCCGGGTAAATTTGGTCCTAACAAACGTCCTGCAATTGTAAGTAAGGTAGAGCCTACGGATGAGGAAGTTAAAAACCAGATTCGTGAGACGCTTGAAAAACTACAGGGTAAAGGAAGCAAGTCTAAAGCTGCCAAATACCGTAGAGACAAGCGTGACTCTCACCGTCAGCGTACTGATGACGAGCAAAGAGCACTTGAAGAAGGAAGCAAAACAATCAAGGTTACTGAGTTTGTAACCGTGGGCGAAATTGCTACCATGATGGATGTGCCTATTACTAAGGTTATCATGACGTGTATGAGCTTAGGTATCATGGTTACCATGAACCAGAGGCTTGATGCAGAAACGTTGTCTATTGTAGCAGATGAGTTTGGTTTTGAAGTAGAATTCATTACCACAGATATTGAAGAAGCTAAAGAAGTAGTAGAAGACAGAGAAGAGGATCTTGTGTTCCGTGCGCCTATTGTTACGGTAATGGGTCACGTTGACCACGGTAAAACATCACTTCTTGACTACATTCGTAAAGAGAATGTAATTGCCGGAGAATCGGGTGGTATTACCCAGCACATAGGTGCTTATGGTGTTACCCTTGATAACGGACAAAAAATTGCATTTTTAGATACACCGGGTCACGAAGCGTTTACCGCTATGCGTGCCCGTGGTGCCCAGGTAACGGATATTGCCATTATTGTAATTGCAGCAGATGATGATATCATGCCACAAACAAAAGAGGCAATTAACCACGCTCAGGCTGCCGGTGTACCAATGATATTTGCTATCAACAAAATTGATAAGCCTGCCGCTAATCCTGAAAAGATTAAAGAAAAACTTGCAGGTATGAACCTGCTTGTAGAAGACTGGGGTGGTAAATACCAATCGCACGATATTTCGGCTAAGCAGGGTATAGGCGTTAAAGAGCTACTTGAAAAAGTATTACTTGAAGCCGAAATATTAGACCTTAAGGCTAACCCGGATAAGGCAGCTGTAGGTACTGTAGTAGAAGCGTTCCTTGATAAAGGCCGTGGATATGTTTCAACGGTGCTTGTACAGGGTGGTACACTTAGAGTGGGCGACTATGTACTTGCCGGTAAACACCACGGTAAAATTAAGGCAATGCAGGATGAACGCGGACACAATGTTAAAGAGGCAGGGCCATCTCAGCCAATATCAATATTAGGTCTTGACGGTGCTCCTACTGCGGGTGATAAGTTTAACGTTTATGAAGATGAGCGTGAGGCTAAGCAAATTGCTGCTAAGCGTACACAGCTTATCCGTGAGCAGTCTGCTCGTACTAAAAAGCACACTACCCTTGCAGAACTTGGAAGACGTATTGCACTGGGCCAGTTTAAAGAACTTAACATCATTATTAAAGGTGACGTGGATGGTTCTGTGGAGGCTCTTGCCGATTCATTCTCTAAACTGTCTACAGAAGAGATCGAAATCAAGATCATACACAAAGCTGTAGGTGCTATTACAGAATCTGACGTACTTCTTGCATCAGCATCAGACGCTATCATTATTGGCTTTAACGTAAGGCCGTCTGCAAGTGCAAGACAGCTGGCAGACCGCGAAGAAATTGATATCCGTAACTACTCGATCATCTATGATGCTATCGATGACCTTAAGGATGCAATGGAAGGTATGCTTTCTCCTGAAATGAAAGAGGAAGTTACAGGTACTGCTGAGATACGTGAGGTGTTCAAGATATCTAAAGTGGGTTCTATTGCCGGATGTATGATTACAGATGGTAAGGTGTTCCGTAATTCAAGGATAAGGCTTATCCGCGAAGGTGTGGTTATCTACACTGGTGAGCTTGCTACCCTTAAGCGCTTTAAAGATGACGTTAAAGAGGTATCTAAAGGTTATGACTGTGGTATGCAGATTA